The following are from one region of the Salvia splendens isolate huo1 chromosome 2, SspV2, whole genome shotgun sequence genome:
- the LOC121763300 gene encoding endochitinase A-like encodes MKNLLTLFTLFCLALGSVSGQKCGCKRSECCSKFGFCGTDDAHCGTNCWAGPCKGRNNVKVGDVVTNAFFNGILARQRPRGCPGKGFYSRARFLLAMASYPTFGTIGSFDDSKREIAAFFAHVAHETGSLCFIEENGGRSKPYCDLTYSKWPCAANKQYYGRGPLKLTWNYNYGAAGRAIGFNVLKNPELVATNAFISIKASVWFWMENCHGLFVSGKGFGATIRAINSAECDGKRTAQVSSRVKYYEDYCRQLRVNPGPNLRC; translated from the exons ATGAAAAACCTCCTCACTCTCTTCACCCTCTTCTGCCTTGCCCTGGGCTCCGTTTCCGGGCAGAAGTGCGGGTGCAAGAGGAGCGAGTGCTGCAGCAAATTCGGCTTCTGCGGCACCGACGACGCCCACTGCGGCACCAACTGCTGGGCCGGGCCGTGCAAGGGCCGCAACAATGTCAAAGTTGGTGATGTTGTCACCAACGCTTTCTTCAACGGGATCCTCGCGCGTCAGCGCCCGCGCGGCTGCCCTGGGAAGGGATTCTACAGCCGCGCGAGGTTTCTCCTCGCGATGGCCTCTTATCCCACCTTCGGGACTATTGGATCCTTCGACGACTCCAAGCGGGAAATCGCGGCCTTCTTCGCCCACGTCGCGCATGAGACGGGAA GTTTGTGCTTTATTGAAGAGAATGGGGGGCGATCGAAGCCCTATTGCGACCTAACATATTCAAAATGGCCGTGTGCGGCCAACAAGCAGTACTACGGTCGGGGACCGTTAAAGCTGACGTGGAACTACAACTATGGCGCAGCCGGTCGCGCCATAGGGTTCAATGTACTAAAAAACCCCGAGCTCGTTGCCACAAATGCCTTTATATCGATCAAGGCTTCTGTATGGTTTTGGATGGAAAACTGCCACGGCCTTTTCGTATCGGGCAAGGGCTTTGGTGCCACGATCCGTGCTATTAATAGCGCTGAATGTGACGGGAAGAGGACTGCGCAAGTGAGCTCTCGAGTCAAGTACTATGAAGATTACTGTAGGCAGTTACGGGTTAATCCGGGACCTAATCTTCGGTGTTAA